The window GTTCCACGCCCGGCCGCGTTGGCCAGATGCTGGTGGAAAAAGGCTATCGTCTGGATATAAGACGCCCCGCGCTCGGCGATGACCTGCCGCAAACGCTGGAAAAACATGCGGGCGCCATCATCTTCGGCGGCCCGATGAGCGCCAATGACCCGCATGATTACGTCAAGGCCGAAATCGACTGGCTGAAGGTACCGTTGAAGGAAAACAAGCCCTTTCTCGGCATCTGTCTTGGCGCGCAGATGCTGTCCAAACATCTGGGCGGCAAGGTCGAGGCCGACAGGGAAGGCAAGGTGGAGATCGGCTGGTATCCGCTTCACGCCACCGAACACGGACGGCTCCTGATGCCGCATTGGCCGAAGATGGTCTATCATTTTCACCGCGAGGGTTTCGAACTTCCCCGGGGAGCCGAGCTTCTGGCGTCAGGCGAGACCTATCCCAATCAGGCTTATCGATATGGAAAAAATGCCTGGGGCCTGCAGTTTCACGCCGAATTGACACGCGCCATGATGCATAGCTGGGTGGTGCGCGGCGCGCAGCGTTTCGGCATGCCTAATGCGCAGGTCGGCAGCCAGCATCTGGAGGGCCGTATGTTGTTCGACACGCCGCTCCGGTCATGGCTCGGCAATTTCCTTGATCTGGTTTTTGAAGGCAAGGCGCAGCGCTGAAGCAATCCGCCGTCAGTGCGGCGCATCCAGATTGTCGATCCTGCGCAGCTTTGAAAAGCCGAGCGCCCAGATAACCGCGACAGCAAGCGTGCCCGCTCCCCCGATGACGACGGCAGGCACCGCACCGACCACATGGGCCATGGTGCCGGCGCGGAATTCCCCCAGCTCGTTGGAAGCGCCGACAAACACCATGTTGACCGCATTCACGCGCCCGCGCACCTCATCCGGCGTCCAGAGCGCGATCAATGTCTCCCGCACATAGACGGACACCATGTCCGATGCGCCCATGACCACCAATGCGGCAATGGACACCCATGCCGTTTCGGAAAGCCCGAATACCACGGTGGAAATACCGAAGAGGCCGACGCCAACGAACATCAGAAGGCCGGCGTGGTGGCGGATGGGCCTGAACGCCAGAATAACCGCAACGGTGATGGCGCCGATACCGGGAGCCGCGCGCAGAAGCCCAAGGCCCCATGGGCCCAGCGTCAACACTTCTTTGGCGAAAATCGGCATCAGAGCGACAGCGCCGCCGAGCAGGACGGCAAAGAGGTCGAGCGAAATTGCGCCGAGAACAACTTTCTCCTGCGAGATGAATTTAAACCCGGCCAGCATTGTCTCAAGGCTGATGGCTTTCGCCGGGCCGCGCTGTTCCGGTTTACGGATTGTCACGGCCAGCGCCGCCGACACGATGAAGAGAACGAATGCGACGCTATAGGCGACGGAGGCGCCAGCACCATAAAGCAGGCCGCCGGCGACGGGACCAAGAATGGACG is drawn from Agrobacterium tumefaciens and contains these coding sequences:
- a CDS encoding MFS transporter; the encoded protein is MSLPSAENRFGAFRHSSYRRFFSARFFSAFAIQIVSVSVGWQMYEVTGNAFYLGLIGLFQFLPSLLLILVTGTVADRHNRRRIMAICLVIAAGCAAALLGLTVTHNFSPWPVFAILVVFGIERAFMGPAVQSLAPNLIPVEDLPNAIAWNSSSWQMASILGPVAGGLLYGAGASVAYSVAFVLFIVSAALAVTIRKPEQRGPAKAISLETMLAGFKFISQEKVVLGAISLDLFAVLLGGAVALMPIFAKEVLTLGPWGLGLLRAAPGIGAITVAVILAFRPIRHHAGLLMFVGVGLFGISTVVFGLSETAWVSIAALVVMGASDMVSVYVRETLIALWTPDEVRGRVNAVNMVFVGASNELGEFRAGTMAHVVGAVPAVVIGGAGTLAVAVIWALGFSKLRRIDNLDAPH
- a CDS encoding glutamine amidotransferase, which gives rise to MLFDPSRQQSRQPSLLVVLHQERSTPGRVGQMLVEKGYRLDIRRPALGDDLPQTLEKHAGAIIFGGPMSANDPHDYVKAEIDWLKVPLKENKPFLGICLGAQMLSKHLGGKVEADREGKVEIGWYPLHATEHGRLLMPHWPKMVYHFHREGFELPRGAELLASGETYPNQAYRYGKNAWGLQFHAELTRAMMHSWVVRGAQRFGMPNAQVGSQHLEGRMLFDTPLRSWLGNFLDLVFEGKAQR